A region of the Armigeres subalbatus isolate Guangzhou_Male unplaced genomic scaffold, GZ_Asu_2 Contig37, whole genome shotgun sequence genome:
AACCGGTGGCGTCAAACTGGTCTGTGCCAGCATCGGGGTTTGTACCAGCCTCTTACCCTTCCTCTCCCTCCGGACCATCAGGTAGGCCAGATAATAATCCTCTACATGTACCGCAAAATAATAACGATGCCAATATCCAACATCTAATGAAGCAATTTGGtagtattgccttatcgcccaCGCAATCACCATTGCTTAATGCAAACATAGCCACCTTTGCCCCCTCCCCCTCGCAGTTAGCCGCCAGGCGTTATGCCGCGTGATTTACCCCTTTTTCTGGCAATCCGGCTGATTGGCCAGTATTCATAAGCAGTTTTATGAACACTACACTCGCTTGTGGGTACTCTAGCGCCGAAAACCTTTGTCGCCTTCAGCGTAGTTTGAAAGGCGCAGCATACGAAGCTGTTCAAAGCCGTTTGCTTTTGCCTGAATCTGTACCACACATCATAGAAACTCTGCATTTGTTGTATGGGAGGCCTGAGTTGCTAATCTCAGCGCTTCTAGAAAAGGTACGATCAGCCCCTTCACCGAAAGTGGATAGATTCCAAACCATTATTGATTTTGGAATGTCTATACAAAGTCTCTGTGACCATTTAGAAGTTGCTGGTCAATCCGTCCATCTGTCAAACCCTACCCTCCTCGCGGAACTCGTTGCTAAACTACCACCACATCTACAAATGGAATGGGGCTCATATCTCCAGGGATTTTCGGAAGTGAATCTAAAAACGTTTGGAAGTTTTATGTCCAGTGTAGTGAAAGCAGTGAGCAAAGTGACCGTGTACGCCAGCAGCAGTGTAAGACCGAGTGCTCCAACGAAGAACAATTCTAGGGCAAGAGGAAATATCATTGCGCACCACAGTGAACCTAAAATCAGAGCCGAAATCAACGCGGTGGAAGCCAAGGCGTGTCTGGCTTGCAAGAAAATTGGTCATCGTATCCAGGAATGCCAAGCGTTCAAATCTCTCTCGGTGGATGGACGTTGGAAGTTTGTACAATCCAGTGCACTTTGCAGAAATTGTTTGAATTCTCACGGCAGAagaagttgtagaaaaaccagCACCTGCGGTACAAACGGTTGCGATTTTCGCCATCATCCACTGCTACACTCGTCGCGCGGCATTTCGGTTGTGAAGACACCATCAGTGATGAACATTGCGGAGAACCAGACTCACCGACAAGTGAAACAGTCCCTGCTCTTTAGGATTGTGCCGGTTACCTTGCATGGACCAAAGGAAAGTGAATACCTTCGCCTTTCTCGACGATGGGTCGTCCTTGACACTTATTGAGGATAGCCTGGCGAAGAAACTTGGTGTTAATGGTGTTAAGGCGCCACTATGTTTGCTGTGGACGGGGAATATGACTAGAACGGAGAACGATTCGAAGCAGTTGTCGTTAATCGTTTCGTCGACTGATGGGAGAAAGTATTCACTGGAAGAAGTTCAAACCGTTAAGGAGCTATCATTACCTACGCAAACACTTTCGTACGATCAGCTGTCGAAGCAGTACGGCCATCTCAAGGGACTGCCGGTGGCGAGCTACACCAAAGCAGTTCCAAAACTGCTGATCGGAGTTAACAACCTGGAGTTGATAGTCCCATTGAAGACGCGCGAAGGAATTAGACGCGAACCAGTGGCTGTGAAAACAAGATTAGGTTGGTGTATATATGGTGGTTCAGCGGACTACAGTCAGATGGCGTCGATCAACTACCATGCCTGTGGGTGTGTCGCCGATCAAACGCTGCACGATCTCGTCAAAGATTTCTTCACCACGGACGAAGTTGGAACGAAACCAGTAGCACCACTTGTGTCGGATGAAGAGAAGCGTGCACAACGAATACTAGAGGAGTCAACTGTCCGGGTAGGCGACCACTTCGAGACCGGccttctgtggaaattcgaccACATAGAGCTCCCCGAAAGCTATAACATGGCTCTGCGGCGGCTTGAGTGCCTGGAAAGACGTATGAACCGGAATCCAGAACTGAAGCAAGCATTACAACAACAACTGGAAGACTACCAACAGAAAGGCTATGCCCATCGCGCAACCAAAGAAGAACTAGCTAACGGCGACATACGCCGTGTGTGGTATCTACCGCTAGGAGCAGTTGTTAACCCTCGTAAACCGGGAAAGGTTCGCATGATATGGGATGCAAGAGCGGCAGTCAATGGTATCTCACTAAATTCAGTGCTGCTAAAAGGTCCGGATCAGCTGACTTCGCTTTCCGGTGTACTATTGCGCTTTCGTCAGTTTAATGTTggagtttcttcagatataAAGGAAATGTTCCATCAAATCTACATACGGAAAGAAGACCGCCACTCTCAACGATTCCTTTGGCGCAACGATCCTTCCGACGTACCAGAGGTGTATTTCATGAATGTAGCCACCTTTGGTTCAACTTGCTCCCCAGCGGCAGCCCAATATGTGAAAAACAAAAACGCCAAAGATTACCAAGAATTGTATCCCCGAGCGGTCGAAGGCATTCTTAACAACCACTACGTGGACGATTCGCTAGAGAGCTATGAATCTGTTCACGAAGCTATCGAAGTCTCCCAACAAATGCGTTTCGTTCACCAGCAAGCCGGTTTCGAACTGAGGAATTGGCTATCGAACAGCAGTGACCTTTTGATTGCTTTGGGAGTATCTATGGATTCATCCAAACAAGATAAGGCTTTTACTACTGACAAACAAACAGACTATGATCGGGTTCTCGGGCTCTTGTGGTTGACGCAGGAAGACGCCTTCAGTTTCTCAACTGAAATGAAACCTGAAATCGTTAATTCGTTAAGAGACGATGAACGTCCTACAAAAAGACAGATGTTGAAGTGTCTGATGTCGCTCTTTGACCCACTCGGCCTACTGAGCCTCTTCGTGGTACATGGCAAAATCTTGCTGCAAGAAGTATGGAGAGAAGGGATACAATGGGACGAAAAAGTGAATGACGGTCTGcatcaaaggtggaaaaattgGACAAACCTGATCAAGGATGTCGCAAGTCTTAAGATACCTCGCTGCTACTTCCCAGGTGCTACCAAAGAGCGGTACCGAAATCTCCAACTGCACATATTTGTGGATGCCAGCGAATCTGCGTATTGCGCAGTAGTCTACTTTCGCACTTCGAACTCCGACGGTTTCCCCGAGTGTGCACTTGTCTCGGCGAAAACAAAGGTGGCCCCGCTGAAGACTGTTTCAATACCTCGCTTGGAGCTGCTAGCCGCAGTGCTCGGTGCTCGTCTCTCACAGTTCGTCGAAGAAAACCACACACTGAAAGTTACACGAAAAGTCTTCTGGAGCGACTCCGCAACAGTTCTTTCCTGGCTGCGAGCTAATCATCGCAGATATAAACAATTTGTAGCCTGCAGAATAGGAGAATTAATTACGACCACCGATGTCGAAGACTGGCGTTGGGTTCCCTCCAAAGAAAATCCAGCCGACATTGCCACGAAGTGGGGAAATGGCCCAGACCTAAACGCAAACAGTGTCTGGTTCAAGGGACCAGCGTTCCTTCAACTAGCGGAATCAGAATGGCCGGTACAACGAACGTTGACGTCACCTACCGAAGAAGAGCTACGTCCTTGCTTCGTTCATGGGACAGTTCAAACTGCTGGAGGTTTGATGGAACTAGATAGATTTTCTCAACTGAAACGTGCTATACGGTCCGTCGCCTACGTGTACCGATTCATAAGCAACATCAAGAAGAAGCTAGCAAGACATGAGTTATTCGTAGGTCCATTATCCTCAGAAGAGCTACGAAAGGGAGAAAGTCTACTAATCCGCGAGACACAGTGGCAGTGCTTCCCAGATGAGATGGTGACCTTGATAAGCAACCAGACGAAACCTCCAAATGAGCGAATCTATGTGGGAAAAAGCAGCGCTCTCTATCAGCTATGTCCAATCTTAGACGAACAAGGCATCATTCGAATGGATAGCAGAATAGCGGAGGCTCCAAATGTCAGGAAGGAGATGAAATTTCCAGTAATCCTTCCTAGGAGTCACAAGTTCACTACCTTGCTGCTGGAATACTATCACCGTAAGTACCGACACGGCAACACCGAAACTGTCGCGAACGAAGTTCGTCAGCTGTATTATGTCCCGAGACTCAGAAGGGCGATTAACAGCGTTGCCAAAGCGTGCCAGTGGTGTCGCGTGTACAAGAGCTTACCGCAGATTCCCCGCATGGCGCCGCTCCCGTTAGCCAGGATGGCGTCATTCGCCAGACCCTTTACGTATACTGGCCTGGACTTTTGGACCGTTGACGGTGAAGGTCGGTAGAAGCAACGCTAAACGCTGGATAGCCGTTTTCACGTGTTTGACAATACGGGCAGTGCACATCGAGGTGGCTCATAATCTCACTACGGACTCGTGCGTCAAATGTATTCGACGCTTCATCTGCCGCCGAGGTGCACCGGCCGAGATCTATTCAGACAACGGCACGAATTTCGTGGGAGCCGCTAGACTACTGAAGGAGCAAATTGAGGACCTGGCCGTAACTTTCACTGGGACCACTACCAATTGGGTATTCAATCCGCCTGGAACTCCGCACATGGGTGGAGCCTGGGAGCGGATGGTCCGCTCTATCAAAGTGGCGGTGGAGACGTCGTACAACAACCATCGCAAGCTGGATGACGAAGCGTTGATTACATTCATGGTGGAAGCCGAAGCTATCGTTAATACACGACCACTAACGTATTTGCCACTAACGTCGGACGAGAGCGAGGCACTCACACCGAACCATTTCTTGCTGGGAAACTCGTGTGGCGTTCGGCAACCAGTGGTCGAGGCAACCGATGCAGCGCAAGGTATACGGTCGTCATGGCATCAAGTACAGCACCAGCTGGATGTGTTTTGGAGAAGATGGATCATGGAGTACCTCCCACACTGACTAAGAGGCCAAAGTGGTGTGGTGAAGCAAAACCTTTAACGGAGGGTCAGTTAGTGCTGGTAGTTGGAGACGGAAACGAAACGAATGGATAAGAGGCAGGGTGGTTAAAGCGATTGCAGGGTGGATGGGAGAACTAGGCAAGCTATGGTGCAAACTGCGAGGGGTCTTGTGCGTAGGCTAGTGGCTAGGCTAGCGGTTCTAGAGGTGGATGAAGTTGGTAAGACTGGACCTGGTGGCCAGTATTACGGGGAGAGGATGTTAACACTGGCAGCACTGCTGGTCACGCTAATGTGACGGCCGATACGGCAGGTTGACCCGTTGACAGACCTGTCAGGATGACGGAGGATGACATGTAGATGAAGGTAACCTGTCTACTATTGATTCGGCTTCTTGCTGTTTATTGAAACGAAAACGTGCAGCGAACGGTATCATTTCAGAAAGGTGAACTAATTAAATATTGTTGTTCAGGAAACTTTTATAAAATTGAATTCATCCTACAGCTAAATACGAGCTAAATATCCTTAACTAAAATTAGTGGTTTGTTCTCTATAAAATCGTGTGAATTCCATGCAATTAGTAAGTGTACTATAGCTATTGTTAAAACTTAACCTAACCTAAAATAATCATGCAGGACACACACGGAACACATATAGTACGGTAGAACTGTCCTTAAAGCTATACGTGCAAACAGATTTATGTAAGTAGAAGAAgttaaatattgaaattaccCTATAACTAACatgcaaaaataaaattatagctAAAGCTACGTTACAACCAACTCTATCAAGCGTTGTAATTTGCTGAACGAGAATCTACTTGTGGCGGACGTTCTTAACCCTACAAACATCGAGAACAAATTCTTTATCATATTCCTCTTCAACATACTCTGCAAAAAAATCGTCTTTCATAGTATCCGTAAAATCTTTCAATTTTTCCAACGCATCAATTTGTTTGTCTTCGTTTTTTGTAATTAGGAACTTGAAAAACAAATGTAGTAATTTATACGCCGAATCCACACTACGCGTGTTCATCAAAGAAGCGAGTATTATTTTGCAATTAGAGTTTTTTGGATCTTTCTTATTAGGTAGGTACTTGTCTACAtctttaaacatatttttagtgAGATGAGAACTGCACAATTTAATTATTACACAATCATGAGCACTTTCTTTATCTTCGATccacttttcacattttttcaaGTATTCTGTCaatgtcattttattgaaaacctGTACAATGGAATGAATAGCTGCCATTGACATATCTGTGGTTatggttctgaaaaaaaaacttattttcttGTGCGATTCTATGGTAATGTATTGAACAATACGGAAGAGAATTGTTGAAATATTGATAACATTATGTGTTTCAGAAAAGAAACTAGCGAAAGGAAACGGTTTCAAATGCATATCTGTATCACAGATTTGTACACGTGCTAGTATGTTATAGTATAGCATGGATCCTCCACAAATAGAATGCCATTTCGTTCCGGTCGCGTCCATGTAAAAGTCTTGTGGGCCTTTTTCTCTAcatatttctaaaaatattgaTAATTGTTCACGTTTCATGAGTATTATATTGCATGGAGTATAATGAAGAGACATGATGGAAAGCTTAGGCTTCTTACTTAGTATCATAAGAGCCGTGAACACATCATCATCTTCACGCATTTTTTTTCTAGCTTCAGATGCAATTTGTCTTGTAGTGCTTTCAGAAATACATGTGTTCAAATTGTTGGTTTCTTTAAATTTCACGATATTAGCTTCTAGCTCCTTAACTTGAATGCGATCAAATTCACGCGGCGTTACTGTCAAAAGTGTCTGCTGTATCTGTACTCTTTGTTTTCCACGAACTTGGGAGGCAAGCTTACATGGATGATCTATTGCCGTCATGTCTTGCAAAACCCTGAACTTAACATTGTCGTTTCCTTTGGCATCAAAAGTTGCGCGATACACAAAGCGTTTACAGTTATTATACATACAATAAGCATGGATAGAAATAGTTCTTATAGTTTTCTTCCTTGGAACGTAGTCCTTCACATCCTTAAAGTATACTTGGCAAGTTCTATTAGGGTAACGAGTCAAATCATGAAATGTTTCATATTCGGCTTGCTTCTCCAAAGTTTCGAGTTCATTGCGTTTTAAATGCCCTTTCTTAAATCTGATCAGTTTGCCTGTTTTTTTATCTAACACTTTATTCAATTGCTCTCTTGTCCATTCGAAACTGTTACCTGAATCTTTAAATTGATCATCGgcaaatttaattttcctaTTATTCCTCACCGTATTTACCGTTTGCGCAGAATACTTTTCTTGAGTGAAAGGGGTATCGAAATCAATAGAATGCACTGTAGATATAATTTGCTCACGTGAGTATTCCTGTAAGTCATGCTTGTTTCTATCACTACTCTCAAATTCAACTTCATATGCATTATTTCGTCTAACTTCTTCAACAATTTGTTTTTCCTGAGTGAAAGGCTGCATGTTatctaaaaaatcaataaatactACTGTGTCGTTTTTAGTTTTTCTTTCAACTTCCACAACATTTTCTTGGCGTATTTTATATTCTTGTTCAACACCATGGAATAAATCTAAAGCTTTAACGTAGTTTTCGTTtacgtttgttttattttctgtttCATTGCTATTTGACTGCTCAataattttagttctttcaagCTCGACACTTTTTTGATCAGTTTCTTGATTTTTACCATGCAGAATTCCAATTGATTTATATGAACTTTTAATTGGAGTATATGTTTTTGGTGATTTCAAAACATTAACATAATCAATAAGTTTCACGTCGGCTTTGTTCACGGTTGACTCTTTTTGTGTTTTATCGGAATTTGTATCTTCAATTAACATAGGTCTTTCAAGCTCAACGACATTAATATTATTCGTTTGACGTGCTTGTTCTGCATCATGCAAGCTTCCAATCAATGCTTGTGGATTTTGGAATGGATCGTTTGCCATAGATGCATCCAAGACATTTACAGAATCAATGAATTGTACGTTGGCATTGCTTAtatcattaataataatagaacCTCTATTCTCTTCATATTCGGAATGTTCGAATTTTTTATGGTGCTTCTTTGTGAATGAACTGTCTGATCTTTCTACTGTAATATTAGATTCAATCTGTCTACAGCTACGTTTGAGTTCATCAGTTAATTGTAGCACCTTTAGTCTGTTAGAATCATTTAACTTAATACCTAAAATATGATACGCCTCATGATCACGTGAGTATGATCGATCAAGCCATGCTGtaccatattttttttgaaaataatcagAAAAGAGCTTGCGCTGATTTTCTGttattttctttcgaaaacgcatgctgaaaaaagtaaaaaatgtaTCTAAAAATATGAGTTTCATAAAACAGGCATCCAATATTATGACCATTATCCAAAAACGTAACGAAGGGGGAATGGGGATAAAAGTAGGTACACAACAACAGCATAATAATAGCACACCTCATAAAAGCCCTAATTAATCCACGATGATgatgctttttgcctttctcgtatactaagtatacgtaaaggctatatgatcactccaaaaccaaacttttgatagaaaggctcggagacacatagtgttatataccaaatataccaatcgactcagttcgatgtattgaggtgatgtctgtatgtgtgtgtgtgtgtgtgtgtgtgtgtgtgtgtgtgtgtgtgtgtgtgtgtgtgtgtgtgtgtgtgtgtgtgtgtgtgtgtgtgtgtgtgtgtgtgtgtgtgtgtgtgtgtgtgtgtgtgtgtgtgtgtgtgtgtgtgtgtgtgtgtgtgtgtgtgtgtgtgtgtgtgtgtgtgtgtgtgtgtgtgtgtgtgtgtgtgtgtgtgtgtgtgtgtgtgtgtgtgtgtgtgtgtgtgtgtgtgtgtgtgtgtgtgtgtacaaaatgtgagacacacttttggttgttagcattatccgatttactcgcaacaagttgcaatcgacggggattgcggtctagttctttcctattgaaaattggcccgatcggtcattgcgttccaaagttattgaaaaaacattgtttttctgctttccaaaattttcaaaaacgaaaaaaaaattattttcgaaaattgcagcaatgcattcaaatgaccgcaaatgcatatgaattgattaaaaaagtaaaatctatccccctaaagtgctatttcgacctcttttatgtgtttttcttatttttttgatgcgtgagaaaggcaccaccaacgctaggtggattaatctgggttttgtcTCAATATGggcacttgatcccccattagtcacccatacaaaaatttgacgaaaaaattcaaaaaaatataaatctgttctcaggcttctaacaTTTTGTAGATTtaacagatttgatgaagggttgtcagGAACAATTatttgcgtagatatcataaaaaggggattaagtctccccaaattttaaaattgcatgtgctgtcgaattcaataacaaaaacccagatcaatccacctagcgttggtggtgcctttctcgcgcattaaaataataagaaaaacacataagagaggtcgaaatagcactttagggggatagattttacttacaactagaccgcaacccgcgtcgactgcaacttgttgcgagcaaatcgaataataccaagtaccaaaaagtgtgtctcacatttttgtacacacacacacacacacatacatacacacatacagacatcacctcaattcgtcgagctgagtcgattggtagataacactatgggtctccgagccttctatcaaaagttcggttttggagtgatcctatagcctttacgtatactttgtatacgagaaaggcaataacttcaaaaccaaatattctaaaactttgatggaatgttaacattttcatcagtgcagagcattaagcatatttatggctttgtgctgtgaaaaaacgaaagcgtttggtcattgtt
Encoded here:
- the LOC134204051 gene encoding uncharacterized protein LOC134204051, with product MDQRKVNTFAFLDDGSSLTLIEDSLAKKLGVNGVKAPLCLLWTGNMTRTENDSKQLSLIVSSTDGRKYSLEEVQTVKELSLPTQTLSYDQLSKQYGHLKGLPVASYTKAVPKLLIGVNNLELIVPLKTREGIRREPVAVKTRLGWCIYGGSADYSQMASINYHACGCVADQTLHDLVKDFFTTDEVGTKPVAPLVSDEEKRAQRILEESTVRVGDHFETGLLWKFDHIELPESYNMALRRLECLERRMNRNPELKQALQQQLEDYQQKGYAHRATKEELANGDIRRVWYLPLGAVVNPRKPGKVRMIWDARAAVNGISLNSVLLKGPDQLTSLSGVLLRFRQFNVGVSSDIKEMFHQIYIRKEDRHSQRFLWRNDPSDVPEVYFMNVATFGSTCSPAAAQYVKNKNAKDYQELYPRAVEGILNNHYVDDSLESYESVHEAIEVSQQMRFVHQQAGFELRNWLSNSSDLLIALGVSMDSSKQDKAFTTDKQTDYDRVLGLLWLTQEDAFSFSTEMKPEIVNSLRDDERPTKRQMLKCLMSLFDPLGLLSLFVVHGKILLQEVWREGIQWDEKVNDGLHQRWKNWTNLIKDVASLKIPRCYFPGATKERYRNLQLHIFVDASESAYCAVVYFRTSNSDGFPECALVSAKTKVAPLKTVSIPRLELLAAVLGARLSQFVEENHTLKVTRKVFWSDSATVLSWLRANHRRYKQFVACRIGELITTTDVEDWRWVPSKENPADIATKWGNGPDLNANSVWFKGPAFLQLAESEWPVQRTLTSPTEEELRPCFVHGTVQTAGGLMELDRFSQLKRAIRSVAYVYRFISNIKKKLARHELFVGPLSSEELRKGESLLIRETQWQCFPDEMVTLISNQTKPPNERIYVGKSSALYQLCPILDEQGIIRMDSRIAEAPNVRKEMKFPVILPRSHKFTTLLLEYYHRKYRHGNTETVANEVRQLYYVPRLRRAINSVAKACQWCRVYKSLPQIPRMAPLPLARMASFARPFTYTGLDFWTVDGEVHIEVAHNLTTDSCVKCIRRFICRRGAPAEIYSDNGTNFVGAARLLKEQIEDLAVTFTGTTTNWVFNPPGTPHMGGAWERMVRSIKVAVETSYNNHRKLDDEALITFMVEAEAIVNTRPLTYLPLTSDESEALTPNHFLLGNSCGVRQPVVEATDAAQGIRSSWHQVQHQLDVFWRRWIMEYLPH